A genome region from Brassica oleracea var. oleracea cultivar TO1000 chromosome C2, BOL, whole genome shotgun sequence includes the following:
- the LOC106325129 gene encoding uncharacterized protein LOC106325129 produces MEPSFNVNANVLRNETNNAIVYYHLNKLLASQFENPPQEIAEASRSASAAATAAAAAAKAARANANAKAYAAARAVAAAKAALKLIASFPNQEEVRKDKHVAEVDEDGVMVLKDQELLPSGDASNGMIMPISSPSKNEEWSVERLRERPNTEYDSINKRSAVEVGSSSRVVESSVSGQGGAKEDVQKPTRKRGRPRKH; encoded by the coding sequence ATGGAACCCTCCTTCAATGTCAACGCCAATGTGCTCCGTAATGAAACCAACAATGCAATTGTCTACTACCATCTCAACAAGCTGTTAGCCTCGCAGTTTGAAAACCCCCCTCAAGAGATCGCGGAGGCGTCGAGGTCTGCTTCTGCGGCTGCTACGGCCGCCGCTGCAGCTGCAAAGGCGGCCAGAGCTAACGCAAATGCCAAAGCGTACGCTGCTGCTAGAGCTGTCGCTGCGGCTAAGGCCGCTCTGAAACTGATCGCCTCGTTTCCAAACCAGGAGGAGGTCAGGAAGGACAAACATGTTGCTGAGGTTGATGAAGACGGCGTCATGGTGTTGAAGGATCAAGAGTTGTTACCCTCTGGCGATGCGAGTAATGGCATGATAATGCCTATCTCTTCTCCGAGTAAAAATGAGGAGTGGTCCGTGGAGAGGTTAAGAGAGAGGCCAAATACAGAGTATGATTCCATCAACAAGAGGAGTGCGGTGGAGGTAGGTTCGTCCAGTAGAGTGGTTGAATCGTCGGTTAGTGGACAAGGAGGAGCAAAAGAGGATGTCCAGAAGCCGACCAGGAAGAGAGGACGGCCGAGGAAACATTAG
- the LOC106325730 gene encoding MATE efflux family protein 5-like: protein MEEQNQPDDFSSYKHPTFPQVIEELKELWAMVLPITAMNCLVYVRAVVSVLFLGRLGSLELAGGALSIGFTNITGYSVLVGLASGLEPVCSQAFGSKNWELLSLSLHRMVMILLIASVPIGLLWINLGPIMLFLGQDPEITATAAEYCHYALPDLLTNTLLQPLRVYLRSQRVTKPMMWCTLAAVAFHVPLNYWLVMVKRWGVPGVATASVVTNLIMVMLLVGYVWVSGKLQKRVSGSMAAATVVELVGGLGPLMRVAVPSCLGICLEWWWYEIVIVMGGYLENPKLAVAATGILIQTTSLMYTVPMALAGCVSARVGNELGAGRPYKARLAANVALACAFVIGASNVAWTVVLKERWAGLFTGYEPLKVLVASVMPIVGLCELGNCPQTTGCGILRGTGRPTIGAHVNLGSFYFVGTPVAVGLAFWLKVGFSGLWFGLLSAQAACAVSILYAVLARTDWEGEAMRAMRMTSLEMRKVGKDEESSSLLDDRNRSDEKLGGVL from the exons ATGGAGGAACAAAACCAACCAGACGATTTCTCTTCCTATAAACATCCAACTTTTCCTCAAGTCATAGAGGAGCTAAAAGAGCTCTGGGCTATGGTTTTACCGATCACAGCAATGAACTGTCTAGTCTACGTACGCGCCGTCGTCTCCGTCCTCTTCCTCGGCCGTCTCGGTAGCCTCGAGCTAGCCGGAGGAGCTCTCTCAATCGGTTTCACCAACATCACAGGCTACTCAGTCCTCGTAGGACTCGCCTCGGGACTCGAGCCAGTATGTAGCCAAGCCTTTGGTAGCAAAAACTGGGAACTCCTCTCGCTCTCTCTCCACCGTATGGTCATGATTCTCTTGATCGCCTCCGTGCCCATCGGCCTGTTATGGATCAACCTCGGGCCCATCATGCTGTTCTTGGGCCAAGACCCGGAGATAACCGCTACAGCCGCAGAGTACTGCCACTACGCGCTTCCTGATCTTTTGACTAATACTCTGCTTCAGCCGTTACGGGTTTATCTAAGGTCACAGCGGGTGACGAAACCGATGATGTGGTGCACGTTAGCTGCTGTGGCATTCCACGTGCCGTTGAACTACTGGCTTGTGATGGTGAAGCGATGGGGTGTTCCTGGTGTGGCGACTGCTTCCGTTGTGACGAATTTGATTATGGTTATGCTTCTGGTGGGCTATGTTTGGGTTAGTGGGAAGCTGCAGAAGAGAGTTAGCGGGTCTATGGCGGCGGCTACGGTGGTGGAGTTGGTTGGAGGGTTGGGACCGTTGATGAGAGTGGCGGTTCCGAGTTGTTTGGGGATATGTTTGGAGTGGTGGTGGTATGAGATTGTGATTGTGATGGGTGGTTACTTGGAGAATCCTAAGCTTGCTGTGGCTGCTACTGGGATTTTGATTCAGACAACAAGTCTTATGTATACTGTTCCTATGGCTTTAGCTGGATGCGTGTCTGCTCGG GTTGGAAACGAGCTAGGTGCAGGTAGACCATACAAGGCGAGACTAGCGGCAAACGTGGCTCTAGCTTGCGCATTTGTAATAGGAGCATCCAATGTGGCTTGGACCGTGGTTCTAAAAGAGCGTTGGGCAGGACTTTTTACTGGCTACGAGCCACTCAAGGTGTTGGTTGCTTCGGTTATGCCAATTGTTGGGCTTTGCGAGCTAGGGAACTGCCCTCAAACTACGGGTTGCGGGATTCTAAGAGGGACAGGCCGGCCAACGATTGGGGCACATGTGAATCTTGGTTCGTTTTATTTTGTTGGGACGCCTGTTGCTGTTGGACTAGCGTTTTGGTTGAAGGTTGGGTTTAGTGGATTGTGGTTTGGGTTGCTGTCGGCCCAAGCGGCTTGTGCAGTTTCAATATTGTATGCAGTTTTGGCAAGGACAGATTGGGAAGGAGAAGCAATGAGGGCTATGAGGATGACGAGTTTGGAGATGAGGAAAGTTGGGAAGGACGAAGAATCATCGTCATTGTTGGATGATCGCAATAGGAGTGATGAGAAGTTGGGTGGTGTCTTGTAA